The genomic region AGTGGCGGTTGGGCTCTAGCAAAATTACAATATATACACACACGGAATCGATGAAGCCGCTACGCACGCAGCCCACTCGGAGGATGATCTATCCTCACCAGATCAGTATCGTGACTTGACGCGAGAGTGTTGGTCCCAACGTATGATGAAGCGTGCAGGAGCGTGCGCTCCCGGGAGCACCAACGGATTTCCCGTAATGCGAGAGTGGCGTTTTGGCACATGGGAGCGCGCGCTCCTGGTTTCTAAAATgtgttttaaacatattttgaaatgtcaaaaaaattcaaacaaaaacttAGCGCATACATCTCGATATTGTACATGCTCACAAAGTCGTTTCGCGAAAAACCGACAACTTATGTTTTCACAAGACATCattttatcttttttacacaagtcACAAAAAATATCAGTTTTCTCCAAAACTTGACGTGCACACATTTAATATCGAGATGTATGcgtcaaatttttgtttgaaatATTTTTACGCTTCAAAAAAAAATCACGTGCAGGAGCGTGCGCTCCCGGGAGCACCAACGAATTTCCCCATGTAATGCTCAAGTTAGTAGCAATCTTGGTTTAGCGCACGTATTCAGGCAGGACAACAAAAGAAAGAAAGGAGAAATACTAAATTCTAAGAGAAGCAAGacatcatcgagttcaacatcGTCACGAGATAATCGATTTCAATGCATTCATGAGACCACCAAAGATAACCACTTGACATTAAGTTTATTACTAGAAGTGCAAACATTAGAGAGCAAGTACTAAGTGCAGGATATGAAGTACAAGAGGAAAACTCGCTAAAGAGGCTGTGTTCACAAAAGGAGAGGGAGATCACGCGGTAGTTTACATGGTGCATCACAGGAGCCGGTGGCATGACGTATCACTTGGTACTCGCCAAAGTTAGAAGAATAGGTGACCGGTGACGTCCATCAACGATCAACACCATGGCCTCGGTGTGAAAGTAACTGGTTCAAACACCTAATGCTATTGTGCGTGAGACCCTCTTTTTATGGCGTGCAACCTCTTCTCCAGATGATTGCTTATGTCCTCATAGTTATGTGCCACCACTTTAATATTCATAAGGGTCTCATGGTTATGCGCCACCACTTTAATATTCCTAAGGCTCTCGTTTGTCGATTTATCCGCGGCATGGTAGGAGGAAGCCATGTGCTATCACATTATGAAGCTGATCTGAGAATGCGCTCATGTATCTCACATCATAGAAGTAACCCTTGGCAAGCTTGTTTACAATGTAAAAATGACTCAAAGAGCCTGAGTCTCAAATGCCCCTCCCGGTCCAATCATATCCAACCCGATAACACAGAACACACTATCAATTTCGCATTGTTGAAACTCAAAACCTTTTTAAAAATACAGGAACTATTtttaattttgtgaacattttttgaatttgtgatcaACTTTTGATTTTTTTAGCCAGGAGCGCACCAAGTGGTACGCCCAACCGCCGCCACACATTGCATGCTGGGCGCTCCCTGCGGATTTTGGTTTTCTTATATTCCTGTACATGCTTTTGGGATTtagatattttttgtttttttggctttTTTATTTTGGCCTACTTTTTCTTATGTTTTGGAAAATATTTGGTtccaaaagagaaaaaataaatatatgtacttccacgagaagcacatatttgcttccatGAGCTATGCTTCTCAAAAAATGGCGGAAAAGGTGAAAAACCACAATCATCCTTCCGAACTCCCGGTTTTTCCTATTCATTTTGTTGTTGCcgtttttttggtatttttttagtttttcttaaaaGAGTTCGGTAAAACCTATTAACATGGAGGCGTAGTCCAGTCCACTAGGCGGTTGCTTGCTTTTCCATCGTTTGTTTTGTTGAGGAGGCCCAGTTCAGTCCACTAGGCACAGACACTTGAACCTGGGCCTGCCAGGCCCATATACGACCCGTCTGTCCATTCGCCTCCTGCTCCGCTCATTTATACAGGAGCCATtgctcaaaaaaataaaaaaatttatacAGGAGCCGAACCATCTCCATCCCATTCGCCTCCGAGTAACCGCCAGCCCCCACCGCCGGAATCCCCCTCCCCCTCCGCGCTCGCTCTCTAGGGTTTAGGGTTCCGGCGAGATGTCGACGGCGAagccccgccccgccgccaacCGCGCCGCACCCTCCCCCTCACCCGCGCAGGCCGCTGCCGCCGCGAAGCCCACCGTGGTGCTGCGCAAGCCCGTCTTCACCACCATCGACAAGCTGCTGCCGCAGACGCACGGCCACAACCTCACCGCGCGCGTCCTCTCCGCCCGCGCCGTCCTCGACAAGCCCGCCGCCCGCACCCGCGTCGCCGAGTGCCTCGTCGGGGACCCCACCGCCACCGTCCTCTTCACCGCCCGCAACGCCCAGAGTAAGCAATCCCCTTTTCCTCGCCCGTATCATCCGCGCCGTTTCGCCTCGCTTTGCTTGCCCCATGTGTGGATGCAAAATGTACCTTGCCTCTGTCCCTTAGCTTGGTGCACGGGCGGACGGATGGATTCGCCTCGCGCTGTTTGCCTAGATTATTATTTAACTGCTTGCTTGCTTCTCCTCATGCCATCTGTAGATGATTTGTGTGTAGATCTGCTTGCTGTTGTGGCTTCTGTCCTGTTGGACGGAGCAGCTTCATCTTCCTGCGGTTGCTGCATCGTTGTTTAAGTTGTTATTATACACGCTTGTTGATCCGTCAGACTGTTTGGGGACAGAAATTTGCTTGCAGTTGCTTACCATGGGAGCAGTCATTGTTTGGTTTTCTCTTTCACTGATGTTGGTAGCGATGTACCGGGTCCTGCCTGCATTGTGGGGAGAAAGCTCCTTTGGCGACCTTGACTGTGTGAATTTCGTAGAGACATCAAAACCGGGCTCCTGTCCTGTAGATGATTTGTGTGTAGATCTACCTGCTGTTGTGGCTTCTGTCCTGTTGGATGGAGCAGTTTCATCTTCCTGCGCTTGCTGCATTGTTGTTTATGTTGTTACCTGCTTGCTGACCCATCTGACACTTTAGGGACAGAAAATTGCTTGCAGTTACTTACCATGGGTGCAGAAATCATTTCGTTTTCTGATTCACTGTGTTGGTAGCGATGTACTGGGTCCTGCATTCGGGGAGAAAGCTTTCAAACCGGCTTGTATGTACATGTTGATTTTCAAGGGACATGTAGCCTAGTTACAATTTGCTGCTTACAATACATGCTTGTTTATTCATCGACTGCTCGTGAATCGGTTGCAGTTACCATGTGTGATTCTTTTTGGGTCCTGCATTGCAGTACAAGGCTCTAAATTTGTCTTGTATGTACATGAAGATTTTCAAGGGACATGTAGCTTATGTTGTTGTTTAAGCTGTGTGCTCATTTATTCAGAATCAGTTCTGGTAGCCATCTTTTGATTTTCTGGTAGACTAGTATTGGTACGAAAGCATATGTTTCCCTGTGGAATATGGGCTAGCCTGCATCAAGGAAATTATCTGTAAAATTGACTGACTCGTGCACTTTTTGAAGGTCCATGGACAAAATTGCAAGTTAGAGCGTAAAACTGGAGCGTAAAACTGGATGTATGCTTAACTGGAGTAAAACTCACATCTGGGGGACATGCTGCATTGTTGGTTATGTTGTTTACATGCTTTTTGATCCATTGACTGTTTGAGGACAGACAATTGCTTGCAGTTGCTTACCATGGGTGCAGTCATTTTTTGATTTTCTGTTACACTAATGTTGGTAGTGATGTCTCATGTCCTGCATTGGGGGAGAAACCTCTGAAATCAACTTTTGTGTAGATGATGATTTCAAGGGACATGTAGCCTAGCTACATTGTTGCTTTTATTATCAGTTGCAGTTACCATGCTATCATCACTTGATTTTATGTTGCACTAATGTTGCTATTTATGTGTTGGGTCCTGTATTGGGGGAGAAATCTTTGAAATTGCCTGCGTATACATGATTTCAAGGGGCATTTAGCATATAAACTGTTGTTAACAGTGCATGCTTCTTTATTCTTAAACTGTTGGGGATTCAGTTGTAGTTACCAtctatgtttttaaggcggtaaggcgaggCGAGGCGCTGGGGGGGCGCCTCACTGCCTAAGCGCTGAGGCATAAGGCGAGGCGACGCCTTAGAGACTTGTAAGCAACAGAATTAAGTAGAATTTGGTAGGCATTAAGCAACTAGGCATACAGCCATACACACCTTGCAACTGATTGTTGTAGAGCCCCCATCCTCTTTGCACTTGCTTTTCTCCCCAACAGAATTCTGCATCAACATGAAGTCATGAACAAATATGTTAGAATAATGTATCACTTACCAGTGCACATTCcacaaaaaatagaaataaaagtgaGGCAGCGAACAAGAGTGGAAAGAAAGATAGCAAGTATGAGTGCAACTGCAATCTGCAATGCATGGCATATTACATAACCATTAACCAATTCAAATGACACAAGTCCAGTAGTCCACATAAGACAAACAGAATAATAGATAATTCCAGCATAGCAAAAGGGATAAAGGTGGCCAGCTCAGCTCTCTCATGTCTCTCCACTCTCAAAGTCTCAATCAAAAGTCATCATCATCAAACTCATTGGCATTGGTGTTGTCTTCACCATCTTGGTCAACATTAGTTGGCTCTTGATCGTCATTGCtcacatcatcatcatcctcaacgTAGTCTGAATCCTCCCCCTCCGCATTGGGCATACTGTTGCTCTTGCTTGTTGTTGCTGtactgcagaggaggaggagctgctggacaggaggatgaggaggagctgctggacaggaggaagaggaggagctgctggagaggaggaaccgttggagaggagggggaggagctgctggagaggaggaggaaccAGATCTGCTGGAGAGGAGCCACTGAagagaaggagggggaggagtgtgtggatTGGgggctgtttctctctctctctttctcccctcTTACCTGTTGGCGCCAACATGATTCCAGTTTCCCGCCAAAACTCTGTTTCCCGCCTAAAACAGCTcccctgcctgcctggcaagctaaGGCGTCCAAAATGGACTAAGGCAACGCCTCGGACGCCTAGGCAGACGCCTCGGACGCCTTATAGCTTAAGGCGGACGCCTTAGACACCCACCTAAGGCGAGGTGGACGCCTTGCCCTCGCAGGGCGCCCTGACGCCTAAGCGTCGCCTAGGCGACGCCTTAGGGACGCCTTGAAAACAGAGGTTACCATTGGTGTAATCGTTAGCATTTGATTTTCTGTTATACTAATGTTGGTGAGAATGCATTGTTTTGCCTGTGCAATATGGGTTAGCCTGCATTAGGGAAAATATCTCAGAAATTGACTTGCTTATGTATGATTAAAGTTGCAAGTTAGAACATAAAAGTTGCTTGTATGCTTAACTGAAGTAAAACTCAGCATTTGTGATGGGTAACCAATGGGGGTACACAAAGCCACTTGCTTGCAATTGCTATGGGTCTTAGCAGCATTCTATTTTCTGTTCCATTCTTATGAAAATGTGCTACTGCCACATGTTCAGGATGAGTGTATCATGCATGCTTTActtgttcatgtgatatgtgtctATATGGGTTGATATACCAAATCAAGCTGGGTTTGTCCGCCCTGTTGAAGCATCCGTAAAATTGCTGTATAGGCTGTAGAGGGACTTGTATGGGGCAAATTTGTTCTTATTCCGAGTTAGATTGCCATTTACGCATATCATCATTAAGGCTTGTTGAAATGAAACTGTGGATGCTGAAAGCACCTTATGCATATATCCTGTTAATAGAGGATGCCCATAAGGTGATCATTGGAACCCGCTGGTTGATGCACAATTTACGCTTTCACTTACTGATATAGAAACTGTACTACATAATCTGTTTTCCCTATGTATAGTGACTGATGCTGATTTCTAACTAATTAAAGTCAGTTTTGTTCATCACATGCTAACGGAATATTTAtcttagtttagtttagttttagtttgaTAGATAACATCTTGTACAGTTAATTGCTTGCAGTTGCTTACCATGAGTGCTGTCATTGTTTGATTTCCTGTTACACTAAAGTTGGCAGTGATGTCTCGGGCCCTGCATTGGGGGATAAATTTTTGAAATCGGCTTGTGTATACATGATGATTTCAGGAGCCTACCTACATTCTTGCTTGCATTATATATGCTTCTATATTCTTCAACTGTCACGGAATCAGTTACAGTTACCATGGTATCATTGGGTCCTGCATTTGGGGAGAAATCTTTGAAATTGCCTTTCTAAACATGATTTCAAGCGGCATTTAGCGTGTTTTGTTGTTAACACTGCACGCTTATTTATTCATGAAATGTTGGGTCTCTATTACAGTTACCATTGG from Triticum aestivum cultivar Chinese Spring chromosome 4A, IWGSC CS RefSeq v2.1, whole genome shotgun sequence harbors:
- the LOC123088643 gene encoding uncharacterized protein At4g28440, with translation MSTAKPRPAANRAAPSPSPAQAAAAAKPTVVLRKPVFTTIDKLLPQTHGHNLTARVLSARAVLDKPAARTRVAECLVGDPTATVLFTARNAQIEMLKPGNTVIFRNARIDMFKDTMRLAVDKWGLIEVVEEPADFKVNEDNNMSEIEYELVNAPPKKQERKK